The following is a genomic window from Hymenobacter monticola.
GCTACCTCAACGGCAGCAGCGTGTTCATGTACCCGGCCGACAATAAGATGCTGGGCAGTACCGTGGTGGTGCAGCCCGCCGCCGGCTGGTCGCAGGTGAGCACCGCGCTGCGCCCCGGCACCGGCAAATTCACCTACAAAGCCATGAGCTACGATGAACTGGCCGACTCGCCGATGGAAATCGGTAACCACAAAGTATTGGAATTCACGGTCAACGGCACACCGCACCAGGTGGCCATGTTCGGCACCTACCAGGCCGACGACGCCAAAATCGTAGCCGACATGAAGCGGGTGTGCGAAGAAGCGCACCGCGTGATAGGACAGAACCCGCTGGACCATTACCTATTCATCGTGCACAATTTGGAGCGTGGCGGCGGCGGCCTGGAGCACCTGTACTCGACCACGCTGGAAGTGGGCCGCACTACCTATAGCACCGACGCCGGCATGAAGTCCTTCCTGGGCCTGGTGGCGCACGAGTACTTCCACTTGTGGAACGTGAAGCGCATCCGCCCGATGGCGCTGGGGCCCTTCAACTACGACCAGGAAAACTACACGCACATGCTGTGGGTGAGCGAAGGCATGACGGAGTATTACTCCAAACAGATTCTGGAGCGGGCCGGCGTGCTATCGCAAGCCGAGTACTTGGGCAAGCTGGCCAACGCCATTGGCGAGGTGGAAAACACGCCCGGCAACAAGGTGCAGTCGGCTGCCGAATCCAGCTTCGACGCCTGGATTAAGTATTACCGGCCCAACGAAAACTCCGTGAACACCCAAATTAGCTACTACTCCAAGGGCGACCTGATTGGCACCTGGCTGGATTTGAACATCGCCCAGGCTACCCAGGGCCAGAAGCACCTCGACGACGTGTTCCGCCTGCTTTATGACACCTACTATAAGAAGGCCGGCCGCGGCTTCACCGACAAAGAGTACGAGGATGCCGTGGCCACGGTGGCCGGTCGCCGCTTCGACGAGTTCTTCCAGAACAGCGTGTACGGCACCAAAACCATCGACTACGCTACGGCCCTCGGTTACGCCGGCCTCAGCCTGACCAGCGCTCCGCTCACCACCTCGGGCACGCTGGGTGCCACGTTCTCGAACCGCACCGGCAAGCTACTGGTCACCAGCGTGGTGCGCGACGGCGCCGCCTGGAACACCGGCCTGAACGTGAACGACGAAATCCTGCTCATCAACGGCGTGGCGCCCAGCGAGGAGTCGGTGAAGTCGCTGCTCAGCGGCTCGGTGGGCAACGAAGTGGCCCTACAGGTGCGCCGCGACGGCCTGCCCCGCGAGCTGAAAATCAAGATGGCCGCCAACCCGGACGTGAAATACACCATTCAGCCGGTGGCCAACCCCACGGCCGCTCAGCAGAAGGTGCTAGCCAAGTGGCTGGGCAAAGCCTAAGCAGCTTTTAAATCAGTAAAGCAAAAAGCCCCGTG
Proteins encoded in this region:
- a CDS encoding M61 family metallopeptidase, producing the protein MLKKTPAFLSAALLATQLAGSIPAQARPAAAVPSLRYSLSMPAPQTHYFEVKMELGGFPAEFTDVKMPVWAPGSYLVREYSKNVEGFQARTASGQALAFEKINKNTWRVKHPKQANFTVSYRVYAFELSVRTSFVDADHGYLNGSSVFMYPADNKMLGSTVVVQPAAGWSQVSTALRPGTGKFTYKAMSYDELADSPMEIGNHKVLEFTVNGTPHQVAMFGTYQADDAKIVADMKRVCEEAHRVIGQNPLDHYLFIVHNLERGGGGLEHLYSTTLEVGRTTYSTDAGMKSFLGLVAHEYFHLWNVKRIRPMALGPFNYDQENYTHMLWVSEGMTEYYSKQILERAGVLSQAEYLGKLANAIGEVENTPGNKVQSAAESSFDAWIKYYRPNENSVNTQISYYSKGDLIGTWLDLNIAQATQGQKHLDDVFRLLYDTYYKKAGRGFTDKEYEDAVATVAGRRFDEFFQNSVYGTKTIDYATALGYAGLSLTSAPLTTSGTLGATFSNRTGKLLVTSVVRDGAAWNTGLNVNDEILLINGVAPSEESVKSLLSGSVGNEVALQVRRDGLPRELKIKMAANPDVKYTIQPVANPTAAQQKVLAKWLGKA